The following coding sequences lie in one Xanthomonas hyacinthi genomic window:
- a CDS encoding GNAT family N-acetyltransferase: MELNIRAETQADHAAIEALTLVAFFRVAHSRHDEQQIIERLRADGALTRSLVVEHEGYIVGHVAVSPLQLSDGSRGWYALGPLSVGPGHQRQGLGTRLVREALAQLQALGAAGCVVLGEPAFYARFGFAPEPGLVLPGVPAEYFQAIGFGDRLPPVAEAEYHDAFLAGG, encoded by the coding sequence ACATCCGCGCCGAAACGCAAGCCGACCATGCCGCGATCGAGGCGCTGACCCTGGTCGCGTTCTTCCGCGTCGCGCACAGCCGCCACGACGAACAGCAGATCATCGAACGGCTGCGCGCGGATGGCGCGCTGACCCGGTCGCTGGTGGTCGAGCACGAGGGCTACATCGTCGGCCATGTGGCGGTATCGCCGCTGCAGTTGTCCGACGGCAGCCGCGGCTGGTACGCGCTGGGACCGCTGTCGGTGGGGCCGGGCCACCAGCGCCAGGGACTGGGCACGCGGCTGGTGCGCGAGGCGCTGGCGCAGCTGCAGGCGCTGGGCGCGGCCGGCTGCGTGGTGCTGGGCGAGCCGGCGTTCTACGCGCGCTTCGGCTTCGCGCCGGAACCGGGGCTGGTGCTGCCCGGGGTGCCGGCCGAATACTTCCAGGCGATCGGTTTCGGCGACCGCCTGCCGCCGGTGGCC